GTGGTCCACTAATGAACCCGGGTTTGGACTTTAAAGCGACACGCAAAACTGGGCCGGTTACCGCCGGATTGAAAGTGCGCGGTAGCTTGCACAAACCGGAAATTGAATTGTTCTCCGTCCCGGCCATGGGGCAAACAGAAGCACTGTCCTATTTGATACTGGGCCGTTCCATTGAGAACACCTCCAACGAGGAAGGTGCCACAATGGCCAAAGCCGCTCTGGCTATCGGCCTAAGTGGCGGTGACCAATTAGCGCGAACCCTGGGAGAACGCTTCGGCTTGGACGAAATGCGTGTGGAAAGCAGCGCCGGCGGTGAACAGGCCTACCTGGTCATAGGCCGTTATTTATCACCCAAACTCTATGTCAGCTATGGTGTCGGTTTGCTGGAATCGGTTAATACCTTTAACGTGAGATATGAAATCTCTGATAAATGGCAATTAAAAGGCGAAAGCGGCGAACAACATGGGGCGGATTTTTTGTATACCATTGAAAGGTGAGACTAAACTCACTTGGTCAATGCCCTGTCTACCCAATTTCCTATGGGAGAAAAGTTTTTCAGGGATACCGTAAGGATGCCTAAGCACCTGATTAGAGAAGAAACCCTGTTAAAGGAAATAGACTTGTTTTTTGGACAGGAGGCAATAATCACGCGTTCACAAACAATACAATAAACTGTTCGCTGAACAAGGCTATAAACTTGAAAGTATGGAAAAAACAATAGAACGCGACATAAATCCTGCCAAGCCAAAAAGTCACAATTGGTCCTGACCAACGACGCGCTTGTTAACCAGTGGCGTCAGGATAGTCCCAATGTCCCCGTCGTCAGGTTACCGTAACAAGTTAGGTGCACTAAAAAAGGGGCGGCGATTTGTCGACCCCTTTATGTAAGGGGTGTACGGGATCAAATCCAGCCATCCCATTGTAATCATGGAAAATTTTTTCAATAATCACCCACACTGACCATGGTAATGTGGCCCGATATTTTTGTTGCAGAGTTTTTTCATTTCGTCGATAACATATTAATAATCCTGATTTCTTCCATGTTATTTGTGGAGCAAAATATGATTCGCTTTTTTGTTGTTGTGTCCGCATTCTTTATTATTTTTTGGTCACACGTGAGTTTTGCCGGATACTCAAAGCCTGTTCGTTTGGGATCGGTGGCGATGGATACACCAGCAGTAATGCACAAAAGGCTGCTGCCTTTGACAGAGTATTTGAGCGAATTTTTACAAAGACCGGTGGTTCTCAAATTATCCCCAAATATGCCAGCCGCCATTAATGAGGTTGCCTCGGGTGCCGTGGAACTAGCCTATTTAACCCCCGTTGCGTATATACGTTCATACGAAAAGGGAAATACGCAACTAATAGCTAAAACAATCACTAAGAAAAAAACCTCGTTCCAACTGATGATTGTTGTTCGGAAAGACAGCCCCTTGAAGACAGTTGAGGACTTAATTGGTAAAACCGTAGCATTTGGTGATCGTGCCGCTTTATTACAACGTGCAGCATTGGTAAGTTCCGGAATCCAAATGGAACAGTTGGGAAGTTACGCGTTTCTGGGGCATTACGATAATGTAATCCGTGCTGTGATGCATGGATACTATGATGCAGGAATATTGAAAGACACGATGGCGTATAAATGGGAAAACAAGGGTACACGGATTCTATATGCATCACCTGACCTACCACCTTACAATATTGCGGCAAGTAAAAACGTTGATATGAAACTATTGGCCAGGCTGAAGCAAGCTTTTCTTGATTTGGACCCAAACGATCCCAAGCACTATACTATTATCAAGTCATTGGATAAAAAATACGACGGTTTCGCACCTGTTTCCGATGATGAATACGATGTCGTGAGAAGGTTGATTGAACCTTTTAAAAACGAGAAATAGTCAATAGTATTGGAAATATACAACACGTAATACGAAGTATCTGCCTATGCGACTGTTACCACGTGGACTCAATGCACAGTTAGTGTTGATTTTACTGCTGTTGATGACACTTTCTATGACAGCGTTTACCGTGCACGGAATCCTTACACAGGTACAGCAACGCGAAGAATCCATGCAACTTCAAGCACAAGTGTTAGCTCGTAACCTGGCAGCGACAATCGCTGACGATTTACTCGAACGTGACTACACATCCATTGAATTGTCACTATTGCGATCCGCCCAATTTCCAGGTGTTGCAGGATTACAAGTTTCCGACATTAGAGGAAAAATCATAGGTGACGTAGCCGTTGAAAATACTGCGCCTATAGCGCGTTATGCACAACCGCCATTGTCACCACCTACTTCTACAAGTGTAAATATTTTATCAGAAAGCGGCATCCTGATAGTATGGCAACCCGTTGTACTGGGTGAACATTTGGGATGGATAAAGATTCGATTCAGACTACAGGCAATATCGGACGAAATATTTTCTTTATGGTGGAAGAACGCAATAGTTGGATTGATCATCCTATTCGTAGCGAGTCTACTTCTTACACGTTTGTTGCGCAGGCCTGTTGCGGATATTCGCGCCTACACAGAATTCGCTGACAAACTGGTAAAATGCAGCGGAGAGCAAGCTAATGTAGTCAGTTATTCCATGGAGCTGTCAAAGCTTGGCACTGCACTCAATACCGCTTCTTCAAGACTCCATGACCAATCCAATGCAATCAAAAACGGTTTAGTCGATATCACTCGAATGGCAGCCTTTGTAGAACATTCTCCCAACTTCATGCTGTCATTAGATTGTCACGGCAACATTCTATACATTAACCCATGCGGATACCGCCACATGTCGGAGCTGAAGCTGAATCCTAATTCCGAAATATTTAACCTACTCCCGCATCCTCTGGATGAAGTTGTAGCGGAGGTTCTCAACACCGAGAAACCGAAAACGAATTTAGAAGTTGAATATAATAACACAAAAATGCTGTGGACCTTGGCTCCTGTCCGCGGACAAAATATGGTACACGCATACGGCGAAGATATAACGGAGCGCGTGTTAGCGGCTGAGAAAACCAGGAACGCGTTGGTTGAAAAACTAAGTGCAGAATCTGCCAATAAGGCCAAGAGTCGATTCCTTGCCAATATGAGCCACGAGTTGCGTACTCCTATGAACGCGATATTGGGTTACAGTCAACTCTTAATCGAAGAATCTGTAGAGGGTGGTTATTCAGAAATAGGACCGGACCTCAAAAAGATAGAAGTTGCCGGGAAACACTTATTGTCTTTGATCAATGAAATACTAGACTTATCCAAAATCGAAGCAGGAAGGATGGAGTTGTATCTTGAAAAACTGGATTTGGACGACTTGTTACTCGAGGTAGTATCGACCGCTCAGCCACTGGCTAAGAAGAATAACAACATCATTGATTTGCAATGCAGCGGGAAACTGGGTCATGTGACTTCGGATGCTACGAAATTGAAACAGATTTTACTCAATCTCATTAGCAATGCAACCAAGTTTACCAGCAACGGGCACATTTGGATCTACACTAGCAGTGACCAGGTCAATGGTAAAGATTGGTTTACGATCGAAGTTCAAGACACAGGTATAGGAATGAGTGAAGACCAACTTGCCAGGATATTTGATCCTTTTTCACAAGCAGATAGCTCTACCAATAGAAAATACGGAGGAACCGGGTTAGGACTGGCCATCACAAAACGCTTTTGCGAACTGTTGGGTGGAAATGTAGAGGTAATCAGTGCCATAGGAAAAGGAACCACTTTCAGCGCACATTTACCGGCAGATGTTGTTGATAATAAAGATGGACAAGATCTACTCTACAGGTCGGGAGAACCAAGGAATCGGATAAAATCTGCCAAAACCAAAGTCGAAAGGCGCCGCGCAGTTAGCACGATATTGGTAATAGACGACGATGCTGACATCCGTAATCTGGTGAAAATATATTTGAACAAGGAAGGATTTAAAGTTGAAACTGCGGCGGATGGAATGACAGGTCTGGAAATGGCGAGAAAAATTAAACCGGATGCAATCACCTTAGACGTTATGATGCCTGGGGTGGGTGGGTGGACAATTTTAAAGGAATTGAAAGATGACCCTGTTTTAAAGAGTATCCCCGTTGCAATGCTCACAATGATCGACGACAAAGGATTGGCATTTGCGTTAGGGGCTGACGACTATTTATCCAAACCAATTGATTGGGAAGAGTTTATCAGCTCTATTAAGAAATATGTTCGCAAAAAGAAAATTGGCCCAATTATGTTGGTAACACATAGTCAACCACGTCGAGACACTATAACCGATTGTTTGGAACAGGAGGGATATCAATTAATACATGTAAACAATTCCGAGGCAACCCAGCAGTTGGACAGGAACGATTTACCGGCGATGGTCGTACTGGACCTAATGGAAAATGATGTGAATTACACCGAATTCGTGGCTGAGATAAAGTCCAACTCCCGCTGGAATTCAGTGCCGGTGATAGCCCTGGTTTCCACGGAATCAGATGAAGAGAATAATTCACACATACTCACAATTGAGTCGATACGCCTGGAAAAAGACAACATGAAAGCATTGCTGGACAAATTGCAATCTTTAATTAAATCAAAAAATAGTAAACATAACGCAGCTTAATCTCGACGTCCAGTTGCAGACGTCTCGACAACTTGTTCCAGACATTGTCCACCACCGCCATCCATGGCGGTGAACCTCGTCCAATCACTTTCGGCTCCGTGCCTCCCGCGATACTTGTGCAATCGCTCCCGACCTCCTGTCTCTCGCGATACTTGTGCATCCATGCACGTCGTCCTGTACTTCGTCCATGACAAAAACCCGAGGATATGCCTCCAATCCCTTCGGGGATATACTATTGACATATCCCACAAGACCACTAAAATTGGATATACCGCGACCAACCTGACTGATGATCAACATCGCGAGAGTCTTTAAGCATGATGAAATACATGCTGGATACCAACATCGTTATCTACACTATTAAGAACCGTCCTAAAAAAGCCCGCCAAGCTTTCACGCAGCACGAAAACCGAATGTGCATATCTGCTATAACGTTTGGGGAACTCATTTATAGCGCAGAGCACTCTGCACAACCCGAACGAAATCTTGCGGGTATCAATGGATTGGTAGCCCGACTCGAAGTCGCACCATTCGAAGAGCACGCGGCAGAACATTTTGGCCAACTTAGAGCTGAGCTATATCGAATTGGTAAACCCATCGGACCCTACGCTATGATGATCGTTGGTCACGCCGGAGCGAAGGGCTTAATCTTGATTACAAATAACATGAAGGAGTTCGAGCGGGTACCGGGGTTGAGGGTTGAGAACTGGGCTTGAGCGCCAATACGCGTATAATGTTTGAAATCGTTTGTTGACGACTGGCAGGGTTGAATTCAGGCCGTTTACATTTTGTGGTGTACCAAGAGGATATATTTATTCATGAAGTTATTACATTTACCTTTTGTAGCAATACTCAGTCTTACAATTATCGATACCGTCTCGGCGAACGAAGTGATATCTGGTGTTGTGCATTTTACAAATGGTGAGACCGTGAATTTTACTAATATAGGTTGCAGCAAGGGAAGAGTAAAAGACGCTTCTGTGTTTGGTGACTTTAAGTCCAAACCAGTGGAAATAAAACTAAAGTTCACTCAGTCGTTAACTTTTGCGAAATCACCAAAGCACAACAGGCAGTTTGATATTACTGTTGTTAATAGTAGGAATAAGGAATTTGTACTTAACAACGCATATATTCTAATGAAACTTAATAGCTGTCGAGTTTCCGAAACCAGAAGTTTTGTTTATACCTTTTACAATGATATTACTGACAACTATGATGACTCCTCTGCAGAGTATAGTGAACTGAAACGTATCGATTTTAACAATACAAATAAAAAGAAAAAGGACTCATACCCTCCCGGATATAAATACGATCCATATACTGGTGAAAAACTCTGAAATGGTGAGTTATAACGTCACACAATCAACAAAATTGGAACTCACTGCTAAAACCGGGGGTGGAGCACAGTTTTCGCTATTATTAGAGTGAACTATGCTCTGCCCCCCGGTTTTGACTTCCTCTAATAAGATATGTGGGCGGATCGGATTTAAATCCTATGAATATGTTCTTTGAGCCAAGATACCAGTGCTTCCATAGTAGCAGTGTTTGACTCCAACAGACCTACAATAAACGCATGAGCTGATTTCGGTTCCACTTGAATTTTGAAACCATTAAGTCGAAGAAAGATGTCAGTAACAAAAAACGCAGCTCGTTTGCTACCATCGACAAACCGATGATTCATCAGTAATGACTCAAATAAGGCCCCCGACATTTGGTAAATATCTTCATAGTATCCGGTTTGAGGCCGATATAAGGCACTTTCCAGCAATCCCATATCACGCACACCGGCCGGCCCGCCGAAGGCTTCAATTAACCGTTCATGAATGGCCAAAACTTCGTCCAGCGAAAGGAACCGGACAGATTTATTTGGCAAGGAGATGACCTAATGCTTCGTTATCGCTAATGGAATCTTCCAAATGCTGCATAACAAGCGGACGCACACGGCGCTTACGAACATACTCGCGAATAGCTTCGGTTAAAACACCTGATATATGTTGGTGCGATTCGTTGGCAAGCTGTTTGAGGTCTTCCCAAGCAACCTCGTCGACTTTTGAACTGATTTTGATATTGGCCATGGGTGGTTATATAGATAAACTGTAAAGACGCGTCAAGATTTGTCATGACACCGGCCGATTTCTGGTGGTGAACTGGAGATCAACACCCCGCTTAAACCGCTGATGCGAATCATTTTGATAGCAAAATATAGTGATTAAGACCCGAAAAACCAAAATGTATTGGTTATTTTATTTGTATTATCAAAAGGTTATGTCAGCCATGAATGGGGTAACGACCGATGCGTTATGTGTCGTCCCAACAGGATACAGCTCTGTTTTCAGAGCTCCTACCCAGCGGTTGCCGCGCGGGGGCCAGGATTAACACTAGAGAATCGGGCATGAATTCATTAACAAGACCGGAGGGAGTTAAATCTGTCTCCGCTTGTTAACCCTGGTTTTAAGTCTCACCACCATACATATTTCTTTTTTCCGAGGACTCACTCAGGTATTGGACAAACTCAAACTCAAAACCGGATGCCTCCTCGAAATATACATTTTTTCGGTAAGGGTGTTCTGCACCCTGCATGGATATTTCATGCCCCTGACTCTCCAAGCGCTCGACAACCGCATTAAGGTCATCGACAACTATTCCAATATGCGCCAAACCGGGCGAATGCCCTTTCAGATCACGATTGTCTTCCTGGCTGCCTTCATTCAAGGTGATGTAGAAATCATCCGTACCAAAATGCAACCACTCACGTTTAACCCCATACCATTCATTTTGCCCTCTTCCCCGAATTTTCCAGTCAGGAAACGCCACCTGGAGAAACGCCAATGTGGCATTCATATCTCTTGATACTAAATTGACATGTTCCAGTCTTGTCATTGATCTCTCCTTTAAGTAAATTGTGATGGCAAGTCTAAAAGTTAAAGTTAACTTGAAGTCAAGGCGTTTTTGTGATTATCTTCACTCCGTGAAAAATATTCTGACTATCAGTGAAGTATCCAAGCGCAGTGGTGTTGCCGCTTCTGCTCTACGTTTCTATGAAGAGCGTCAACTTATAAAATCTGAACGCACCGGATCGGGACATCGACGCTACCATCGCTCTGTACTGCGACGTGTGGCTTTTATCGTATTTGCACAACGTATCGGTCTGACTTTGGAAGAAATCAGCCAGGAGATACACAAACTGCCAAGCGACCGCATTCCCACGAAAACAGACTGGTCACGGCTTTCCAGCAAATGGTTAAAACGCATCGACAAACGAATCGCCGAGCTGCAGCGTCTTAAAGAGGGTTTGGTGGGCTGTATAGGGTGTGGATGTCTGTCGTTTGAGCAGTGCCGTCTATCCAACCCCGAAGACAAGGTGGCTCGAAAAGGACCGGGGCCGCATTATTGGCTTTGAATGGGGTGGGGTTTCGACCGTAACCCTCAAGGGGATTTGAACAGTATAACTGATTTACCACATACCATTTTTTCAAACGGTTTTTTTAGTTTTGAGTAACTTTCAAAACCACATAATTCTATTAATACAATTGGTTATACACACCACTTTATTTAAGAGCAACAAAAGCCAAGCAGTACGTCCCCCTAAAGCAGTGGCACTACCTGACTCTGTTAAAAAAGTTCTATTTACATTCTATCACCCTCTTAAGATTCTCAAGTACTTTATCGTCACCTTTTTCCATTGCCATCTTTAGCAAAGGTGCAACGAAAACACCCAAGCCCTTCCCCTTTACCTCACCGGTCATGGAAATTTTTGTTCCCCTTGTTGCCCCGGCATGATTTTCAAACGCGAAACTGAAAGTCGCGACAACGCCTAACATACCTGTCGTCACGGCATGCAAAGCCGGTCTATCATG
The DNA window shown above is from Gammaproteobacteria bacterium and carries:
- a CDS encoding PhnD/SsuA/transferrin family substrate-binding protein; this translates as MLFVEQNMIRFFVVVSAFFIIFWSHVSFAGYSKPVRLGSVAMDTPAVMHKRLLPLTEYLSEFLQRPVVLKLSPNMPAAINEVASGAVELAYLTPVAYIRSYEKGNTQLIAKTITKKKTSFQLMIVVRKDSPLKTVEDLIGKTVAFGDRAALLQRAALVSSGIQMEQLGSYAFLGHYDNVIRAVMHGYYDAGILKDTMAYKWENKGTRILYASPDLPPYNIAASKNVDMKLLARLKQAFLDLDPNDPKHYTIIKSLDKKYDGFAPVSDDEYDVVRRLIEPFKNEK
- a CDS encoding ATP-binding protein; the encoded protein is MRLLPRGLNAQLVLILLLLMTLSMTAFTVHGILTQVQQREESMQLQAQVLARNLAATIADDLLERDYTSIELSLLRSAQFPGVAGLQVSDIRGKIIGDVAVENTAPIARYAQPPLSPPTSTSVNILSESGILIVWQPVVLGEHLGWIKIRFRLQAISDEIFSLWWKNAIVGLIILFVASLLLTRLLRRPVADIRAYTEFADKLVKCSGEQANVVSYSMELSKLGTALNTASSRLHDQSNAIKNGLVDITRMAAFVEHSPNFMLSLDCHGNILYINPCGYRHMSELKLNPNSEIFNLLPHPLDEVVAEVLNTEKPKTNLEVEYNNTKMLWTLAPVRGQNMVHAYGEDITERVLAAEKTRNALVEKLSAESANKAKSRFLANMSHELRTPMNAILGYSQLLIEESVEGGYSEIGPDLKKIEVAGKHLLSLINEILDLSKIEAGRMELYLEKLDLDDLLLEVVSTAQPLAKKNNNIIDLQCSGKLGHVTSDATKLKQILLNLISNATKFTSNGHIWIYTSSDQVNGKDWFTIEVQDTGIGMSEDQLARIFDPFSQADSSTNRKYGGTGLGLAITKRFCELLGGNVEVISAIGKGTTFSAHLPADVVDNKDGQDLLYRSGEPRNRIKSAKTKVERRRAVSTILVIDDDADIRNLVKIYLNKEGFKVETAADGMTGLEMARKIKPDAITLDVMMPGVGGWTILKELKDDPVLKSIPVAMLTMIDDKGLAFALGADDYLSKPIDWEEFISSIKKYVRKKKIGPIMLVTHSQPRRDTITDCLEQEGYQLIHVNNSEATQQLDRNDLPAMVVLDLMENDVNYTEFVAEIKSNSRWNSVPVIALVSTESDEENNSHILTIESIRLEKDNMKALLDKLQSLIKSKNSKHNAA
- the vapC gene encoding tRNA(fMet)-specific endonuclease VapC gives rise to the protein MMKYMLDTNIVIYTIKNRPKKARQAFTQHENRMCISAITFGELIYSAEHSAQPERNLAGINGLVARLEVAPFEEHAAEHFGQLRAELYRIGKPIGPYAMMIVGHAGAKGLILITNNMKEFERVPGLRVENWA
- a CDS encoding type II toxin-antitoxin system death-on-curing family toxin encodes the protein MPNKSVRFLSLDEVLAIHERLIEAFGGPAGVRDMGLLESALYRPQTGYYEDIYQMSGALFESLLMNHRFVDGSKRAAFFVTDIFLRLNGFKIQVEPKSAHAFIVGLLESNTATMEALVSWLKEHIHRI
- a CDS encoding VOC family protein, coding for MTRLEHVNLVSRDMNATLAFLQVAFPDWKIRGRGQNEWYGVKREWLHFGTDDFYITLNEGSQEDNRDLKGHSPGLAHIGIVVDDLNAVVERLESQGHEISMQGAEHPYRKNVYFEEASGFEFEFVQYLSESSEKRNMYGGET
- the soxR gene encoding redox-sensitive transcriptional activator SoxR yields the protein MKNILTISEVSKRSGVAASALRFYEERQLIKSERTGSGHRRYHRSVLRRVAFIVFAQRIGLTLEEISQEIHKLPSDRIPTKTDWSRLSSKWLKRIDKRIAELQRLKEGLVGCIGCGCLSFEQCRLSNPEDKVARKGPGPHYWL
- a CDS encoding SRPBCC family protein, which produces MPSYKREIIIHTTPELLFDYVTEQSNLPAWSPQVVRSEVEGGGPLKIGSMLIQTRKQGNRVMTSRAEVIKHDRPALHAVTTGMLGVVATFSFAFENHAGATRGTKISMTGEVKGKGLGVFVAPLLKMAMEKGDDKVLENLKRVIECK